Proteins encoded together in one Lachnospiraceae bacterium JLR.KK008 window:
- a CDS encoding PIG-L deacetylase family protein gives MNVLAIGAHFDDIELGCSGSLKKHVDRGDKVIIYVATTSGFVSPDQVTVRSDEAAMAEGAAAAALIGGKLICGGFETLKLEFEDNLNAQLVKLIEQEKIDLIYTHDREDVHHDHAALARASFHAGRHVTRILTYHSNWYQSDVRFTPNFYSDISDTWETKEAVIRAHRSEYERVGDTWINYFRKEAENHGYVCGVKLAEGFRCAKWLA, from the coding sequence ATGAATGTATTAGCGATCGGGGCACATTTTGACGATATTGAGCTTGGCTGCAGCGGCAGTCTGAAAAAGCATGTGGACAGAGGGGACAAGGTAATTATTTATGTGGCGACAACTTCCGGCTTTGTCAGTCCGGATCAGGTGACGGTGCGCAGCGATGAAGCGGCGATGGCCGAGGGTGCGGCAGCGGCGGCGCTGATCGGCGGCAAACTGATCTGCGGCGGATTTGAGACGCTGAAGCTGGAGTTTGAGGATAATCTCAATGCACAGCTTGTAAAACTGATCGAACAGGAAAAAATCGATCTGATCTATACGCATGACAGGGAGGACGTGCATCACGATCACGCGGCGCTCGCAAGAGCCAGCTTTCATGCGGGCCGGCATGTGACAAGGATTCTAACCTATCACAGCAACTGGTATCAGTCCGACGTGCGGTTTACGCCGAACTTTTACAGTGACATCAGTGATACGTGGGAGACGAAAGAGGCGGTGATCCGGGCGCACCGGTCGGAGTACGAGCGGGTTGGAGACACGTGGATCAATTATTTCAGAAAAGAGGCCGAGAATCATGGTTATGTCTGCGGCGTGAAACTGGCGGAAGGATTCCGCTGTGCCAAATGGCTCGCGTAG
- a CDS encoding N-acetylneuraminate synthase family protein, which translates to MNWNRHKIYIIAEIGGNFTTYEQAAALIDAAKESGVDAVKLQSYRAETLSSKKAVFDMENTGVTSQYELFDEYAVGEELHRKVFAYARERGLDIFSSPSHKSDVDMLERLGCDAYKIGSDDAVNLPLLRYIARLGKPIIYATGMCTLEEVRESVDAMLAEGNSRITILHAITAYPTHPEDVNLRAVRTLQEAFPGLAVGYSDHTLGTTACICAAAMGAKMLEKHFTCDKQAEGPDHMHSADPQEMRAIVDAVRMFEVMRGSGIKMPAKAEAVTRRNNRKSIVLCENVGAGEPIRPQAVDIKRPGYGIAPKFLEQVIGRRAARDLEKEDVLTWEDLA; encoded by the coding sequence AATTTTACGACGTATGAACAGGCGGCGGCGCTGATCGATGCCGCAAAGGAGAGCGGCGTCGATGCAGTTAAGCTGCAAAGCTACCGGGCGGAGACTCTGTCCAGCAAAAAAGCGGTTTTTGATATGGAAAACACAGGCGTCACCTCGCAGTATGAATTGTTTGACGAGTATGCGGTCGGAGAAGAGCTGCACCGGAAGGTGTTTGCCTATGCCAGGGAACGGGGACTGGACATCTTCTCTTCCCCGTCTCATAAGAGTGATGTCGACATGCTGGAGCGGCTCGGATGCGACGCCTACAAGATCGGCTCGGACGACGCGGTGAATCTGCCGCTGCTGCGCTATATTGCCAGGCTTGGCAAGCCGATAATTTACGCCACCGGTATGTGTACGCTGGAGGAAGTGAGAGAATCCGTCGATGCGATGCTGGCGGAGGGAAACAGCCGGATCACAATACTTCATGCGATCACCGCTTATCCGACGCACCCGGAGGACGTGAACCTGCGGGCAGTCCGGACGCTGCAGGAGGCTTTTCCGGGACTCGCAGTCGGCTATTCCGATCATACGCTTGGAACGACGGCCTGCATCTGTGCGGCGGCGATGGGGGCAAAGATGCTGGAAAAACATTTTACATGTGACAAACAGGCCGAAGGGCCGGATCATATGCACTCTGCAGATCCGCAGGAGATGCGGGCAATCGTGGACGCTGTGCGTATGTTTGAAGTCATGCGGGGCAGCGGGATCAAGATGCCGGCGAAAGCGGAGGCGGTGACGAGAAGGAATAACAGAAAGAGCATCGTGCTCTGTGAAAATGTCGGGGCCGGTGAGCCGATCAGGCCACAGGCGGTGGACATCAAACGACCGGGATACGGCATTGCACCGAAGTTTCTGGAACAGGTGATCGGCAGGCGGGCAGCCCGTGATCTGGAGAAAGAGGATGTTCTTACATGGGAGGATTTGGCGTAA